GAAGGTGGATATATCTTTTATTTACTCCTATGCTAGACTTTTGCTTCCTTTACCGACTATACGTCATGACAATCTAGGTGATTGGCCTTTTTATTCTTATTAGAAATTGAAAAGTGATTCAATTTCGTGGTCTCAATCGTTTTTGCATGATATGCAGGCAGCAAGCCCCTTGATTGATGCTCCACCACCATTGTCGCTTTCTGAACCAACACTGCCTCAGAACCTTGAACAAAGAATTGCTAAGAGGGTAATTGGACAGGAACACGTTCTACTTGCAGTAACTGCTGCTCTATCAAGGCAGAGGCCTCAGCGACGCCCTATTGGATCCTTCCTCTTCATGTGCGGCTCTGGTTATGGGAGGACAGAAATGGCAAAATCTTTGGCCGGACTACTTTTTGATAACAAAGACATGATAGCAGAGTTTGACCTGGCAAAATACTCAGGTCCAAATTCTTTCTCACGCCTCATTGGTCTTCTTTCTAGGTAATTTGTTAATTGAGTGGTGCGttcctacattttttttttttgtttcaggcTGAAAATTTTCCTAAGCTTATTTTTACATTATATCTGGACTTTTGCTCCTGTAGTTACATTGAGTCAGGCATGAAGAGGGAGCGCTCAGAGGCTGTTAAGAAGAGGCCTATAGGTCTCATTTTGTTTGACAATGTTGACAAGGCTCATGGATCTATTATTGACATTCTGACCGAGATTATAGGTTTTGGTCATCTAATAGATGGTCAGGGGAGCGTCGTTGACTTCACTAAAACATTGATAATCATGACAACGAATATTGGATGTGATAAATACTGGCCATGGAATTGCAAATGTGCAGACGAAGTTCAGAAGTTCCCCTTAAAAGAAGGATTATATGATGATGCATGGGAAACAAAACACAATTCCTGCTATCTTTCTCTTTTGAGGGAGGTAAATTTTGGAAGCATCATATCtatattattttgttgaaaGGCAACCGTTATCATATTATTACCAAATCACCTTTGCATCTTCTCTTTCGCAGGCAAAACAGCATTTCAGACCTCAATTGCTTGAATATGTGGATGATGTGATTGGAATTAGGTCTCTATCCGTTCAGCAGTTGAAGGCGGTTGCTAGGCTCCAGTTAAGGGACATTGCCAGCTGCATGACACAGAAGGGCCTCATTATATACCCATCTGAAGCTGCATTAGATATTATTGTCCAGAGGTCAACTTGGCTTGGAGATAGAATCGTATGTCTTTCATAATGATGATCTTTCTTACTGGAACTGGGAAAACCGTAGAAAAAGATaactttttatattaaaaaagggaaCAAACAGCTAGGTTAATCAGGTAAAACTAGTTCATATGCATTGTGGAGAACCGGAAAGGAGTCATTTTCCTCCAATCTTGTAGATTTCTCATACCCATATTAACACTGAATAAAGCTTGCTCCTTTGTACATTAGGAAAAAACCATGCTTTCCAAGATAGTTATAATAAACATTATATGAGAAAAGTCATTCGAGTAAGTCAACGGAAATGAGTACTCTTAATTTTTCCTTGATTTATCTTACTTCAGAAATGTCTATTAAAATGAACCATGGATATTCATACATTTCATATAATaccaatattgcataaaatGCGGATATGCGTCTGAGTTGTCTCTGCTttcttttaaatataattaGCAAACAGATCTTTTACGAATTATGTGCAACATTGATCAAACGCATGAcaataagctgttttttttttgttttttttatagtaaTTGTGCTGTCGTGTATAATATTGATTGCTTCCGTTGTTGTAACAGAGAGGTGGAGAGAGAATAAGGATGTGGCTTGAAGAGAACTTGGTTCCGCTGCTGTTTGAGAAGCTTGCTAAGAACATTTTAAATGAGATGTCTATCATATATATTGAAGCCTCGGTGGAGACAAACCAATTGTCCTACAGCTGGGCCAATTGTGTACATTCACTGGAAGAACAAGATGTTAACCAATTAGTATCTTTAAGGGATTTGAGATTGATGTATCGCAAAGAGAAAGAACGAGCAAAGAATGTCTATGTTCTAAGAAAACTTCACAACAGATTAATCGCAGGTGCAAATGCTGAACTGGGTTATACTACTGCTGTTGTTCAAGAGCTGGTTAATACAATTCAGGATCTAGTTACAATCCCCAGCAGTCTCAAGTCTTTGCTCGACAATCCTAAAATGGTacgtaatttggtttttgtttggcACTCGCTCTTTCTGAATGGTTATTAAGTTGTTAACTAAGTTGAACATGAGTGCATTTATACAATGGTTCCACTATTCGTGACTTCTTTTAGGCGGCGGAGGCAGCCTTGAACGAGGACGAGGTTAGGCAGAACAAGAGGGCTAAAACATAGAAGCAACGATTGAGTTGCTCGGAGATTGAATTACGAAAGTTTTGATCGAGCAGCTTATTGTATGAAGAAGCCGGAAATATGACCCTTTACCCTTCTTTAGAATGCAATCTGCTGACTTGCATTTTCGGGTTCAAATCTTCGGACGACATGAATCTTGCCGCGCCTCCTTTCTCAAAAGGACTTGGCATAGACAGGACCAGCTGCCCGGAGTCCTGAGCTTTTTACTGCGCAAAGCTGACTCAAGTTTCAAGCAGATGTAAATTACTAACTTATCAGAATAACCAAAGAGTGATTTTTGGGCCACACACAAGAACTTTTTATGGAGTTTCACATTTTTCGTTTATGAGATCGTAGATTTTAGCTTCAGTGTAAATATTTAACTCGATCGACATTACTGTAAATCTGTATTTACCCTCGGTAGGGGTCGACTCCAACCCGATCGAATGCATGTAGTTACTATGTAATGCACTCGTCGTGAAATGAACCATGGTAACGTAGAAATTCGTTGTGTTGGACGCATGTCCTTCGCAAAAAggacagatttttttttttttttaacaaacgatattatctacacgaAGTAGTGGGAGAATAGGCTAAgctcacaatgagctaacaataatatggtttaaattcacctttggcgagaatcgaacctgaaatctcttacttacaagtaaagaagaatatcactagatcgtagtactaagtggtatAAATAGT
This genomic interval from Malus domestica chromosome 05, GDT2T_hap1 contains the following:
- the LOC103434520 gene encoding chaperone protein ClpB1-like; the protein is MDTEQWMGEFVKKLQVEDQEKLELAYGVEIEAEAVCVAFRIIMQYPDVFQFDSSGEFDDTQKEILQNKVVGLLKEACAKLRDKFEYSRQEEDDLDVGEYQLRRTLVELNEIKKERDPSTQKWSDRVKKEHEELKGMWNQLETNWVQVKTSRQRCDIRAREALLLERMHERLALRINEARLKTVNSFSGSGMLQWIDDHVTELLYTTRKDFKHELTVSPHVVAKAASPLIDAPPPLSLSEPTLPQNLEQRIAKRVIGQEHVLLAVTAALSRQRPQRRPIGSFLFMCGSGYGRTEMAKSLAGLLFDNKDMIAEFDLAKYSGPNSFSRLIGLLSSYIESGMKRERSEAVKKRPIGLILFDNVDKAHGSIIDILTEIIGFGHLIDGQGSVVDFTKTLIIMTTNIGCDKYWPWNCKCADEVQKFPLKEGLYDDAWETKHNSCYLSLLREAKQHFRPQLLEYVDDVIGIRSLSVQQLKAVARLQLRDIASCMTQKGLIIYPSEAALDIIVQRSTWLGDRIRGGERIRMWLEENLVPLLFEKLAKNILNEMSIIYIEASVETNQLSYSWANCVHSLEEQDVNQLVSLRDLRLMYRKEKERAKNVYVLRKLHNRLIAGANAELGYTTAVVQELVNTIQDLVTIPSSLKSLLDNPKMAAEAALNEDEVRQNKRAKT